In Nicotiana tabacum cultivar K326 chromosome 17, ASM71507v2, whole genome shotgun sequence, one DNA window encodes the following:
- the LOC107805214 gene encoding uncharacterized protein LOC107805214: protein MSTRDRGSQPVRRTKFRSRRSTVVDGDLNVAPPSENRDQEGTSVPVVSGDATHGQRGAFLTPAAIVIEALDDDVIISSPRAFAEAKNNSRRNRGRVIVVDVDSEGLSSRASSNSRNRRRRVSTDQATNNGGIHIDLEGHSCQKNVNVKSAIPPQPKEPAFSCPVCMGPLVEEMSTKCGHIFCKACIKASIAAQHKCPTCRRKITMRDTIRVYLPTTS from the exons ATGAGCACACGAGATAGAGGGTCACAGCCAGTTAGGCGTACGAAGTTCCGATCTCGAAGGAGTACTGTTGTAGATGGTGATCTAAATGTTGCACCACCATCTGAGAACAGAGATCAGGAAGGAACGTCTGTGCCTGTTGTGTCTGGGGATGCGACACACGGACAAAGAGGTGCCTTTTTGACACCTGCAGCAATTGTTATTGAGGCACTTGATGATGATGTGATTATATCATCCCCTAGGGCGTTTGCAGAA GCTAAGAACAACTCCAGAAGGAATCGAGGACGGGTTATTGTGGTTGATGTGGATTCTG AGGGCCTTTCATCTAGGGCCTCAAGTAACAGTCGCAACAGGCGTAGACGAGTCTCTACAGATCAAGCAACAAACAATGGTGGCATTCACATAGACCTAGAAGGACATAGCTGTCAAAAG AATGTCAATGTAAAAAGTGCAATACCACCACAACCAAAAGAGCCCGCATTCAGCTGTCCAGTGTGCATGGGTCCGTTAGTTGAGGAGATGTCGACTAAATGTGGTCACATTTTCTGTAAGGCGTGCATAAAAGCGTCCATAGCTGCTCAGCATAAATGTCCTACATGTAGGAGAAAAATCACTATGAGAGACACCATAAGAGTGTATCTTCCAACCACAAGTTAA